One stretch of Streptomyces sp. A2-16 DNA includes these proteins:
- a CDS encoding SRPBCC family protein, whose translation MELHHEFTVPVPVDEAWRVLLDIERVAPCMPGASVEDYDGKTVTGSVKVKVGPITVTYRGSAVFEEQDETAHRMVLSASGREIRGQGTARATVTGTLTGMDGGTAVSVRTDLAVTGRPAQFGRGVLAEVGDRLIGQFAGCLAERLGESEESPETDRPAREPAEPDAEPLDLLRAIGVPVAGRAAAALVAAALVVVALTRIRRRRNRKR comes from the coding sequence ATGGAACTGCACCACGAGTTCACCGTGCCCGTCCCGGTCGACGAGGCCTGGCGGGTGCTCCTCGACATCGAGCGGGTGGCGCCCTGCATGCCCGGGGCGAGCGTCGAGGACTACGACGGCAAGACCGTGACCGGCTCGGTGAAGGTCAAGGTCGGACCGATCACGGTGACGTACAGGGGGAGCGCCGTCTTCGAGGAGCAGGACGAGACCGCGCACCGGATGGTGCTGAGCGCGAGCGGCCGGGAGATCCGCGGCCAGGGGACCGCGCGGGCCACGGTGACCGGCACGCTCACCGGGATGGACGGTGGTACGGCCGTGTCGGTGCGGACGGACCTGGCCGTGACCGGCCGGCCCGCGCAGTTCGGGCGGGGTGTGCTGGCCGAGGTGGGCGACCGGCTGATCGGGCAGTTCGCCGGGTGCCTGGCGGAGCGGCTGGGCGAGAGCGAGGAGTCCCCGGAGACGGACCGGCCGGCCAGGGAGCCCGCGGAGCCCGACGCCGAGCCGCTCGACCTGTTGCGCGCGATCGGCGTGCCGGTCGCCGGGCGGGCCGCGGCCGCGCTGGTGGCGGCCGCCCTCGTGGTGGTGGCGCTCACGCGGATACGGCGACGGCGGAACCGAAAGAGGTGA
- a CDS encoding XdhC/CoxI family protein yields MRDILPVLNGWYTAGVPFGLATVVSTSRSAPREPGAAMAVGPDDEVVGSVSGGCVEGSVFELAQEVVASGEARLATFGYSDEDAFAVGLTCGGEITLLVRPVTAALDPAFGELARSVAAGHPVTVATVTDGPAPRGATLAVWPDRVAGTLGTTGLDVAVTADARGELALGATGLRHYGPRGERREDAVAVFLHSFAPPPRMLVFGAIDYAAAVARIGAFLGYRVTVCDARPVFATPKRFPEGVEVVVDWPHRYLGGTETDERTVICVLTHDPKFDVPLLEEALRRPAAYIGAMGSRRTHDDRMKRLAESGLTEAELSRLRSPVGLDLGARTPEEVAVSVAAEIVALRWGGSGAPLTATAGAIHPSS; encoded by the coding sequence ATGCGTGACATCCTCCCGGTGCTGAACGGCTGGTACACGGCTGGGGTGCCGTTCGGCCTGGCCACGGTCGTCTCGACGAGCCGCAGCGCGCCGCGCGAGCCGGGTGCGGCCATGGCCGTGGGCCCGGATGACGAGGTCGTCGGCAGTGTGTCCGGCGGGTGCGTCGAGGGGTCCGTCTTCGAACTCGCCCAGGAAGTCGTGGCGAGCGGCGAGGCCCGCCTCGCGACCTTCGGGTACAGCGACGAGGACGCGTTCGCGGTGGGACTCACCTGCGGCGGGGAGATCACCCTTCTCGTACGGCCCGTGACGGCCGCCCTCGACCCCGCGTTCGGCGAGCTCGCGCGGTCGGTCGCGGCCGGGCACCCGGTGACCGTGGCGACGGTCACCGACGGCCCCGCTCCCCGGGGCGCCACGCTCGCGGTGTGGCCCGACCGGGTCGCCGGCACCCTCGGCACGACGGGTCTCGACGTGGCGGTCACTGCCGACGCGCGCGGCGAACTCGCGCTCGGCGCCACGGGGTTGCGGCACTACGGACCGCGCGGCGAGCGACGCGAGGACGCGGTCGCCGTCTTCCTGCACTCCTTCGCCCCGCCACCCCGGATGCTGGTGTTCGGCGCGATCGACTACGCGGCCGCGGTCGCCCGGATCGGCGCATTCCTCGGCTACCGGGTCACCGTCTGCGACGCCCGCCCGGTCTTCGCCACGCCGAAGCGCTTCCCGGAGGGCGTGGAGGTCGTCGTGGACTGGCCGCACCGCTACCTCGGCGGCACCGAGACCGACGAGCGCACGGTGATCTGCGTCCTGACCCACGACCCCAAGTTCGACGTGCCCCTGCTGGAGGAGGCACTGCGCCGGCCGGCGGCGTACATCGGGGCGATGGGCAGCCGCCGTACGCACGACGACCGGATGAAGCGGCTCGCCGAATCGGGGCTCACCGAGGCCGAGCTGTCCCGGCTGCGCTCGCCCGTCGGCCTCGACCTCGGGGCCCGTACGCCGGAGGAGGTCGCCGTGTCGGTGGCCGCCGAGATCGTCGCGCTGCGCTGGGGCGGCAGCGGTGCCCCGCTGACGGCGACGGCGGGGGCGATCCATCCGTCCTCATGA
- a CDS encoding VWA domain-containing protein, whose product MAGAERADAVLLAFARALRGAGVDASAERVHTFLRAVAELGPARTYWAGRLTLCGSRDDLERYDRVFAARFGGEPGERRMPAPGLRISVRETRAGPRTRAHDEPGAPSGAALASSAEVLRHRDIADLDTAERAALRRLLAVFALHGQVRRTARRRPARRGTVDPRRTVRELLRQGGEPARPRYRERSVRPRRVVLLVDVSGSMAPYADALLRFAHAAARGTRGPRTDVFTIATRLTRVTRELSHRDPDRAMAALAAAVPDWRGGTRLGELLREFLNRWGQRGTARGAVVVVLSDGWERGDPELLAAQMRRLHRLAHRVIWANPRKARPGYAPLAAGMAAALPSVDAFVEGHSLAALERLAAVVKGADDA is encoded by the coding sequence GTGGCCGGGGCGGAACGGGCCGACGCCGTCCTCCTCGCCTTCGCCCGCGCCCTTCGCGGGGCGGGCGTCGACGCGAGTGCCGAGCGGGTGCACACCTTCCTGCGGGCGGTGGCCGAGCTGGGACCGGCACGGACGTACTGGGCGGGGCGGCTGACCCTGTGCGGCAGCCGGGACGACCTGGAGCGCTACGACCGGGTGTTCGCGGCCCGCTTCGGCGGCGAACCGGGCGAGCGCCGCATGCCCGCTCCCGGGCTGCGGATCTCCGTACGCGAGACGCGGGCCGGGCCGCGAACCCGCGCGCACGACGAACCCGGGGCGCCGTCCGGGGCCGCCCTCGCCAGTTCCGCCGAAGTCCTGCGCCACCGTGACATCGCCGATCTGGACACCGCCGAACGCGCGGCCCTGCGCCGTCTGCTGGCCGTGTTCGCGCTGCACGGCCAGGTACGGCGCACGGCCCGACGCCGGCCGGCGCGACGCGGGACCGTCGATCCGCGCCGGACGGTGCGGGAGCTGCTGCGGCAGGGCGGGGAGCCTGCCCGGCCGCGATATCGCGAGCGGTCCGTGCGGCCCCGCCGGGTCGTGCTGCTCGTGGACGTCAGCGGCTCGATGGCGCCGTACGCGGACGCGCTGCTGCGCTTCGCCCACGCGGCCGCCCGCGGCACCCGTGGCCCCCGCACCGACGTGTTCACGATCGCCACCCGGCTGACCCGTGTCACGCGTGAGCTCTCGCACCGCGATCCGGATCGGGCGATGGCCGCGCTCGCCGCCGCCGTACCCGACTGGCGCGGGGGTACCCGGCTCGGTGAGCTGCTGCGGGAGTTCCTGAACCGCTGGGGACAGCGGGGCACGGCGCGCGGGGCGGTCGTGGTGGTGCTGTCGGACGGCTGGGAGCGTGGCGATCCGGAGCTGCTCGCGGCCCAGATGCGACGCTTGCACCGGCTGGCGCACCGGGTGATCTGGGCCAATCCGCGCAAGGCGCGTCCCGGTTACGCGCCCCTGGCCGCCGGGATGGCGGCCGCGCTGCCGAGCGTGGACGCGTTCGTCGAGGGGCACAGCCTGGCCGCGCTGGAGCGTCTGGCGGCGGTGGTGAAAGGAGCCGACGATGCGTGA
- a CDS encoding MoxR family ATPase, with amino-acid sequence MSRIPEFKEPGDVAARLEQTGYLVDDGLAIACFLALRLHRPLFCEGDAGVGKTALAAALAEALGAPLIRLQCHEGIDASQALYDWDFPRQLLRLRAAEAAGAVDADRLEGELYDRRFLVARPLLRALETWPSVLLIDEIDRADDEFEAFLLELLSEFSVTIPELGTVRAEIPPVVVLTSNRTREVHDALKRRCLYHWFDHPGFARELAIVRRRLPGVSARLAEQVTALVQVLRSEDLLKPPGVAETIDWAEALDALGASEVDPELAVATLGSVLKYREDAERARGSLVAALREG; translated from the coding sequence GTGAGCCGCATCCCGGAGTTCAAGGAACCGGGCGACGTCGCGGCCCGCCTGGAGCAGACGGGCTATCTCGTCGACGACGGGCTGGCGATCGCCTGCTTCCTGGCGCTGCGGCTGCACCGGCCGCTGTTCTGCGAGGGCGACGCGGGCGTCGGCAAGACCGCGCTCGCCGCCGCCCTCGCCGAGGCGCTCGGCGCCCCGCTGATCCGGCTCCAGTGCCACGAGGGCATCGACGCCTCGCAGGCCCTGTACGACTGGGACTTCCCCCGTCAGCTGCTGCGTCTGCGGGCCGCCGAGGCGGCCGGGGCCGTGGACGCCGACCGGCTGGAGGGCGAGCTGTACGACCGCCGGTTCCTGGTCGCCCGGCCCTTGCTGCGGGCCCTGGAGACCTGGCCGTCGGTGCTGCTGATCGACGAGATCGACCGGGCCGACGACGAGTTCGAGGCCTTCCTGCTGGAGCTGCTGTCGGAGTTCTCGGTGACGATCCCGGAGCTCGGCACTGTGCGGGCGGAGATCCCTCCGGTGGTCGTCCTCACCTCCAACCGGACCCGTGAGGTGCACGACGCCCTGAAGCGCCGCTGCCTCTACCACTGGTTCGACCACCCCGGCTTCGCCCGCGAACTCGCCATCGTGCGACGGCGGTTGCCCGGTGTGTCGGCACGGCTCGCGGAACAGGTGACGGCTCTGGTGCAGGTCCTGCGCTCCGAGGACCTGCTCAAGCCGCCGGGCGTGGCCGAGACGATCGACTGGGCCGAGGCGCTGGACGCGCTGGGGGCGAGCGAGGTGGACCCGGAACTGGCGGTGGCGACGTTGGGGTCGGTGCTGAAGTACCGGGAGGACGCGGAGCGGGCGCGCGGGTCGCTGGTGGCGGCGCTGCGGGAGGGGTGA
- a CDS encoding xanthine dehydrogenase family protein subunit M, translated as MIPPSFDYARPSSVEETVRVLSEGGEDAKVLAGGQSLLPLLRLRLAFPELVVDVGRVPGLRGVREEGETLVVGALTTHHDVVRDPLVRRHAGLLAAATAGVGDPAVRHRGTVGGSLAHADPAGDLPAVMLALDAELIAAGPGGRRAIPAREFFVDYLQTALEPDELLVEIRLPKTDGWGFHYEKFHRVAQSWAVVGVAALVRRDDGHIAEARIGLTNMGSTPLRATAAEEALSGSGDASAVARAARAAAEGTRPSRDLSGSPEYRAHLARVLTRRAVLAAAGMG; from the coding sequence ATGATTCCTCCCAGCTTCGACTACGCCCGTCCGAGCAGTGTCGAGGAAACGGTGCGCGTGCTCTCCGAGGGCGGCGAGGACGCCAAGGTGCTGGCCGGCGGACAGAGCCTGCTGCCGCTGCTGAGGCTGCGGCTGGCCTTTCCCGAACTCGTCGTGGACGTCGGGCGCGTACCCGGCCTGAGGGGAGTGCGCGAGGAGGGCGAGACCCTCGTCGTCGGCGCGCTGACCACCCACCACGACGTGGTCCGCGACCCGCTGGTCCGCCGGCACGCAGGTCTTCTGGCCGCCGCCACGGCCGGGGTCGGGGATCCCGCGGTACGGCACCGGGGCACGGTCGGCGGCTCGCTCGCGCACGCCGACCCGGCCGGTGACCTGCCCGCCGTCATGCTCGCGCTGGACGCGGAGCTCATCGCCGCGGGACCGGGCGGCAGGCGCGCGATCCCCGCGCGGGAGTTCTTCGTCGACTATCTCCAGACCGCGCTGGAGCCCGACGAGCTCCTGGTGGAGATCCGGCTGCCGAAGACCGACGGCTGGGGCTTCCACTACGAGAAGTTCCACCGGGTGGCGCAGTCCTGGGCGGTCGTCGGCGTGGCCGCGCTGGTGCGGCGGGACGACGGGCACATCGCCGAGGCCCGGATCGGTCTGACCAACATGGGCTCCACGCCCCTGCGCGCCACGGCGGCCGAGGAGGCGCTGTCCGGCAGCGGGGACGCATCCGCGGTGGCGCGGGCCGCCCGGGCCGCGGCGGAGGGGACCCGGCCCTCCCGGGACCTGTCGGGATCGCCCGAGTACCGGGCGCACCTGGCGCGGGTGCTGACCAGGCGGGCGGTGCTGGCCGCCGCGGGAATGGGGTGA
- a CDS encoding xanthine dehydrogenase family protein molybdopterin-binding subunit, translating into MSEVGTARLRKEDARLLTGQTRWTDNIDATGMLHLAVLRSPMAHARVDRVDVSPALERPGVVAAFSGADLAEGMGSLPCAWPVTEDIVLPDHPPIATSEVRFAGDPVAVVVARDRYAAADALEAVEVEYTPLPPVLDLEEALAEGAPLVHSDKGTNRCYDWPLRTGEDFAEVRRRAEVTLKRRYHQQRLIPNAMEPRAVVVTPTAASDEYTVHSSTQIPHILRVMLAVVTGVPEHKLRVVAPDVGGGFGSKLQVYGEEAITLAVARRLGRPVKWTESRSEGYLATHHGRGMIQDIEIAANRDGTLLGLKADLLVDMGAYLMLVTPGIPILGAFMYPGIYKMGSYELNVTGVFTTRTPTDAYRGAGRPEATYAIERIMDELADELGLDPVELRRRNWIRHEEFPYTTIAGLTYDSGNYEAATDKALALFDYDKLRAEQADRNQRGDTVRLGIGVSTYTEMCGLAPSRVLRDLRYAAGGWEAASVRMLPTGKVEVVTGTSPHGQGHATSWSQIAADVLGVPFDDVQVVHGDTRAAPQGMDTYGSRSLVVGGTAVHHAATKVVDKARKVAAHLLEANEGDLEFTDGVFSVKGSPDARRTIQEIAFETFTSHDLPDGVEPTINAGHLTDPDNFSYPHGTHLCAVEVDTETGQTRIRSYVAVDDVGRVINPLIVEGQVHGGLAQGIAQALYEEAVYDEEGNLVSGTMADYLVPAAPDLPEFVTDRTETPATTNPLGVKGVGEAGTIASTPAVVGAIVDALRPLGVRDLRMPCTPERVWQALKEASA; encoded by the coding sequence ATGAGCGAGGTCGGCACGGCACGGCTGCGCAAGGAGGACGCCCGCCTGCTCACCGGACAGACCCGCTGGACCGACAACATCGACGCCACCGGGATGCTTCACCTGGCCGTCCTGCGCAGTCCCATGGCACACGCGCGCGTGGACCGGGTCGACGTCTCCCCCGCGCTCGAACGCCCGGGCGTGGTCGCCGCGTTCAGCGGTGCCGATCTCGCGGAGGGCATGGGTTCCCTCCCCTGCGCCTGGCCGGTGACCGAGGACATCGTCCTTCCCGACCACCCGCCGATCGCGACCTCCGAGGTGCGCTTCGCGGGCGACCCGGTGGCCGTCGTCGTGGCCCGCGACCGGTACGCCGCCGCCGACGCGCTGGAGGCCGTGGAGGTCGAGTACACACCCCTGCCGCCGGTCCTCGACCTGGAGGAGGCGCTGGCCGAGGGAGCCCCCCTCGTCCACTCCGACAAGGGCACCAACCGCTGCTACGACTGGCCCCTGCGCACCGGCGAGGACTTCGCCGAAGTACGCCGGCGCGCCGAGGTGACCCTCAAGCGCCGCTACCACCAGCAGCGGCTGATCCCCAACGCCATGGAGCCGCGCGCGGTCGTCGTCACCCCGACCGCCGCGTCCGACGAGTACACGGTCCACTCCTCGACCCAGATCCCGCACATCCTCAGGGTCATGCTCGCCGTGGTCACCGGTGTCCCCGAGCACAAGCTGCGGGTGGTCGCCCCGGACGTGGGCGGCGGCTTCGGCTCCAAGCTCCAGGTGTACGGCGAGGAGGCGATCACCCTCGCGGTCGCACGCCGTCTCGGACGGCCCGTGAAGTGGACCGAGTCCCGCTCCGAGGGCTACCTCGCCACGCACCACGGCCGGGGCATGATCCAGGACATCGAGATCGCCGCGAACCGCGACGGCACCCTGCTCGGCCTCAAGGCGGACCTGCTGGTCGACATGGGCGCCTATCTGATGCTGGTCACACCGGGCATCCCGATCCTGGGCGCGTTCATGTACCCGGGCATCTACAAGATGGGTTCCTACGAACTCAACGTCACCGGCGTCTTCACGACCAGGACGCCGACGGACGCCTACCGCGGCGCGGGACGGCCGGAGGCGACGTACGCCATCGAACGGATCATGGACGAGCTGGCGGACGAACTCGGCCTGGATCCGGTGGAGTTGCGGCGCCGCAACTGGATCCGGCACGAGGAGTTCCCCTACACGACGATCGCGGGCCTGACCTACGACAGCGGCAACTACGAGGCCGCGACGGACAAGGCGCTCGCGCTGTTCGACTACGACAAGCTGCGCGCGGAGCAGGCGGACCGCAACCAGCGGGGCGACACCGTACGCCTCGGGATCGGGGTGTCCACGTACACCGAGATGTGCGGGCTCGCCCCGAGCCGGGTGCTGCGGGATCTCAGGTACGCGGCCGGCGGCTGGGAGGCGGCGAGCGTGCGCATGCTGCCGACCGGCAAGGTCGAGGTGGTCACGGGAACCAGTCCGCACGGGCAGGGGCATGCGACCAGCTGGAGCCAGATCGCCGCCGACGTGCTCGGGGTGCCCTTCGACGACGTCCAGGTGGTGCACGGCGACACCAGGGCGGCCCCGCAGGGCATGGACACCTACGGCTCGCGGTCGCTGGTGGTCGGCGGCACGGCCGTGCATCACGCGGCCACCAAGGTGGTGGACAAGGCCCGGAAGGTCGCCGCGCATCTGCTCGAGGCGAACGAGGGGGACCTGGAGTTCACGGACGGCGTCTTCTCCGTGAAGGGCTCGCCCGACGCGCGGAGGACGATCCAGGAGATCGCCTTCGAGACGTTCACCTCGCACGACCTGCCCGACGGCGTGGAGCCCACCATCAACGCCGGACACCTGACCGACCCGGACAACTTCTCCTATCCGCACGGCACCCACCTGTGCGCGGTGGAGGTCGACACCGAGACCGGGCAGACCCGGATCAGGTCGTACGTCGCCGTCGACGACGTCGGCCGGGTGATCAACCCGCTGATCGTCGAGGGCCAGGTGCACGGCGGGCTCGCGCAGGGCATCGCGCAGGCCCTGTACGAGGAGGCGGTCTACGACGAGGAGGGCAACCTGGTCTCCGGCACGATGGCCGACTATCTGGTGCCCGCGGCGCCGGACCTGCCCGAGTTCGTCACGGACCGGACGGAGACTCCCGCGACGACGAATCCGCTGGGCGTCAAGGGAGTCGGCGAGGCCGGCACCATCGCCTCCACGCCGGCCGTCGTGGGAGCGATCGTGGACGCGCTGCGGCCACTGGGCGTGCGCGACCTGCGGATGCCCTGCACGCCCGAGCGGGTCTGGCAGGCCCTGAAGGAGGCCTCGGCATGA
- a CDS encoding (2Fe-2S)-binding protein, with protein MTRISVKVDGTVYQDEVEPRLLLIHYLRDRLGLTGTPIGCDTSNCGACTVDLDGASVKSCSVLAVQADGSEVTTVQGLARDGEWTALQHAFHERHALQCGYCTPGMLMAARDLLRDNARPTPDEVRHALEGNLCRCTGYQNIVRAVLDAAETAEQGVAT; from the coding sequence ATGACCCGTATCTCGGTGAAGGTGGACGGCACGGTGTACCAGGACGAGGTGGAGCCTCGTCTCCTGCTGATCCACTACCTGCGTGACCGGCTGGGTCTGACCGGCACCCCGATCGGCTGCGACACCTCCAACTGCGGGGCCTGCACGGTCGATCTCGACGGTGCGAGCGTCAAGAGCTGCTCGGTCCTCGCCGTCCAGGCGGACGGGAGCGAAGTGACCACGGTGCAGGGGCTCGCCCGGGACGGCGAGTGGACCGCCCTGCAGCACGCCTTCCACGAGCGGCACGCGCTCCAGTGCGGCTACTGCACCCCCGGCATGCTCATGGCCGCGCGCGACCTGCTGCGCGACAACGCCCGTCCGACCCCGGACGAGGTGCGCCACGCCCTGGAGGGCAACCTCTGCCGCTGCACGGGCTACCAGAACATCGTGCGGGCCGTCCTGGACGCCGCCGAAACGGCCGAGCAGGGGGTGGCGACATGA
- a CDS encoding GTP-binding protein yields the protein MRLLNLGILAHVDAGKTSLTERLLHSVGVVDELGSVDAGSTRTDTLALERRRGITIKSAVVSFAVDDVNVNLIDTPGHPDFIAEVERVLGVLDGVVLVVSAVEGVQAQTRILMRTLRRLRIPTLLFVNKIDRRGARYDELLRAVAERLTAEIVPMGTVTAPGTREARFVPGIGPWDVLADHDDELLSAWAEGGVGTEQLCGALVAQTRQALVHPVFFGSAATGAGVPELITGIKELLPAADADPEGPVSGTVFKVERGPAGEKVAYARLFSGTLGIRDRVPFGEARTEGRVTAISVFEDGTDTPREAVRAGRIAKLRGLAGVRVGDALGEPRKDHGHFFAPPSLETVLVPGPDTDSTALHLALTRLAEQDPLIGLRHDEERRETSVSLYGEVQKEVIQATLAEEFGLDVTFRESSPLCIERPSGTGAAVRFNKKDGNPFLATVGLRVDPAPTGSGVEFRREVELGAMPYAFFKAVEDTVHETLGQGLYGWRVTDCTVTMTHSGYSPRQSHAHQRFNKSMSSTGADFRGVTPPVLIDALRRAGTWVYEPVHRFRVEAPADTLGALLPALAALGAVPETTETRGGTGTVEGTVPAARLHELEQRLPGLTRGEGESESSFDHYARITHGNVPFRPGPTLKS from the coding sequence GTGCGGTTGCTCAACCTCGGAATCCTCGCCCATGTCGACGCCGGTAAGACCAGTCTGACCGAGCGGCTGCTGCACTCGGTCGGAGTCGTCGACGAGCTCGGCAGCGTCGACGCCGGCAGCACCCGGACCGACACCCTCGCCCTCGAGCGGCGGCGCGGTATCACCATCAAGTCCGCCGTCGTCTCCTTCGCGGTCGACGACGTCAACGTCAACCTCATCGACACCCCCGGCCACCCGGACTTCATCGCCGAGGTGGAGCGGGTCCTCGGCGTGCTCGACGGCGTCGTACTGGTCGTCTCGGCCGTCGAGGGCGTCCAGGCGCAGACCCGCATCCTGATGCGGACCCTGCGGCGCCTGCGCATCCCCACCCTCCTGTTCGTCAACAAGATCGACCGGCGCGGGGCCCGGTACGACGAGCTCCTGAGGGCCGTCGCCGAGCGGCTCACCGCGGAGATCGTGCCGATGGGCACGGTGACCGCACCCGGCACCCGCGAAGCCCGCTTCGTCCCGGGGATCGGCCCCTGGGACGTCCTCGCGGACCACGACGACGAGCTGCTGTCGGCCTGGGCCGAGGGCGGGGTCGGTACGGAACAGCTGTGCGGGGCGCTGGTCGCGCAGACCCGGCAGGCCCTGGTGCACCCGGTGTTCTTCGGCTCGGCCGCCACGGGCGCGGGAGTGCCCGAACTGATCACCGGCATCAAGGAGTTGCTTCCCGCCGCCGACGCGGACCCCGAAGGGCCCGTCTCCGGCACGGTGTTCAAGGTCGAGCGGGGACCCGCCGGGGAGAAGGTCGCGTACGCGCGCCTGTTCTCCGGCACGCTCGGCATCCGCGACCGGGTGCCCTTCGGCGAGGCGCGCACCGAGGGCCGTGTCACCGCGATCAGCGTCTTCGAGGACGGCACCGACACCCCCCGGGAGGCGGTCCGGGCGGGCCGGATCGCCAAGCTCCGCGGCCTGGCCGGCGTCCGTGTCGGTGACGCGCTCGGTGAACCCCGCAAGGATCACGGCCACTTCTTCGCCCCGCCCTCCCTCGAAACGGTCCTCGTCCCGGGCCCGGACACCGACAGCACCGCGCTGCACCTGGCCCTGACCCGGCTCGCCGAGCAGGACCCGCTGATCGGCCTGCGTCACGACGAGGAGCGCCGGGAGACCTCCGTCTCCCTCTACGGCGAGGTGCAGAAGGAGGTCATCCAGGCCACGCTCGCCGAGGAGTTCGGCCTCGACGTCACCTTCCGGGAGAGTTCGCCGCTGTGCATCGAGCGGCCGTCCGGCACGGGTGCGGCCGTGCGGTTCAACAAGAAGGACGGCAACCCGTTCCTCGCCACCGTCGGGCTGCGGGTCGACCCGGCGCCCACCGGATCGGGCGTCGAGTTCCGGCGGGAGGTGGAGCTGGGCGCCATGCCGTACGCCTTCTTCAAGGCCGTCGAGGACACCGTGCACGAGACCCTCGGCCAGGGCCTGTACGGCTGGCGGGTCACCGACTGCACGGTCACCATGACCCACAGCGGCTACTCGCCCCGCCAGAGCCACGCCCATCAGCGCTTCAACAAGAGCATGTCCAGCACGGGCGCCGACTTCCGCGGCGTGACCCCGCCGGTGCTGATCGATGCCCTGCGCCGGGCGGGCACCTGGGTGTACGAGCCCGTGCACCGGTTCCGTGTGGAGGCCCCCGCCGACACCCTCGGGGCGCTGCTGCCGGCGCTGGCCGCGCTAGGTGCCGTACCGGAGACCACCGAGACCCGTGGGGGGACCGGCACGGTGGAGGGGACGGTACCGGCGGCCCGGCTCCACGAGCTGGAGCAACGGCTGCCCGGTCTCACCAGGGGTGAGGGCGAGTCGGAGAGCTCCTTCGACCACTACGCGCGCATCACCCACGGCAATGTCCCGTTTCGACCGGGCCCTACCCTGAAAAGCTGA